Proteins encoded in a region of the Mycoplasma mobile 163K genome:
- the gli123 gene encoding gliding machinery surface structure protein Gli123 yields MGFSLKKSLIIGPIIAVGAIAIGVPVIVATTFRANSEESSTISVEEVKNDRLISNINASYVGNASAVTTSNLVINNFTLNKSKNPRIKYEITKIESSSLKNSAIVTFQGFVVNDPNFIPVVFVSEVGGFLFSAEQLKNDLNSRMIAPSLNSAALNKKPSKITLEDLVNPNLNLLSASNLFNSLTVTFSYELGEFNDNLSPNYGRDIIVNFIVSGINNTSSQGSYKTKIETGIENFISSEIVNNNITGTINGLDNQASKAILVSKNKASNRALEILSTDYNIENSYILSVNLNGKNHDIKVNQKIGSVKSANDINGELFLEIIVNLDLSSLVINETPGPSNFIFNFSQLEQGFLSNDKIVDSTNEAMSTLNISNIITSNDILLQNSKDVLSTNWNVNSFRIDSSKNSFVQNSTILGANESVRYNLVISKVDPILGTNSANLTISAIPLISTTTNKTIILGTIIFASPIDSIIVAQDTIALDDLIIQSIIPTFQNSTNLISLNSLPSELSNNLNTTNFSNHFNFQIPSNAPIGTTYKILKINQTNDFFGQMDLEVEISIPRSFLSKTYVVKVSGFNTTHRKTLTAFNEIRNNPANANLFIPTFTSISSQNNTNVDQVIPANLNLNKTLLDQFALIDPSVSLEFEIISRNSQEGIISGNIILSASNLRNPNTPTELRGVVKYSFSLGGFLSTNAINIELLENAFNNLPTITLNNNALNLVKLPGLITSNDFNPITLSNNVRARYLTGLNSITNINIITGSLDLQVELSVSNDSTNPNSTSRSVLVRPITVRNLPTLQNYMNHLATIVKPDLLLNSQNNTLLLASQISENNIFPVNPVFPGTTNLVFNLNTNLINFIENVFTNIQFKINKFTPNDINGSAEVEIELFVTSQNVPSLNMSVISSVYTINLLPNTFSSNRTVINTEMQTLANIIISRNPNDFILFNGPKISTNPSLVKNEDLSVNLSSLSFGEFPNSQDVSFDAQIVSINSEKGTLIVNLRGTRANENFISNVSLELTEFQTDSKSVLEAINSLENTIITNPQLVFNGRTSTGAIQTMENTTVNQLNAQSFSFDFESNNQLSNSGTINPKNLIRYFIVNINTTPTSGTVSVQIRLEKGNTVEFKNITIQGFKTN; encoded by the coding sequence ATGGGTTTTAGTTTAAAAAAGAGTCTTATTATTGGACCAATTATTGCAGTAGGAGCTATTGCAATAGGAGTACCAGTAATTGTAGCAACAACTTTTAGAGCAAATTCAGAAGAATCAAGCACAATTTCAGTTGAAGAAGTAAAAAACGATAGGTTAATAAGCAATATAAATGCCTCATATGTAGGAAACGCTAGTGCTGTTACAACATCTAATTTAGTAATTAATAATTTTACTTTGAATAAATCAAAAAATCCAAGAATAAAATATGAAATAACAAAAATAGAATCTTCTTCATTAAAAAATTCTGCAATTGTTACATTTCAAGGATTTGTGGTAAATGATCCAAACTTTATTCCTGTTGTTTTTGTTTCAGAAGTAGGTGGCTTTTTATTTAGTGCTGAACAATTAAAAAATGATCTTAATTCTAGAATGATTGCTCCATCATTAAATTCTGCTGCTTTAAATAAAAAACCTTCAAAAATTACTTTAGAAGATTTGGTAAATCCAAATTTAAATCTTTTAAGTGCTTCGAATTTATTTAATTCTTTAACTGTTACTTTTTCTTATGAATTAGGAGAATTTAATGATAATTTAAGTCCTAATTATGGAAGAGACATTATTGTTAATTTTATTGTTAGTGGAATTAACAATACTTCATCTCAAGGTTCTTATAAAACAAAAATAGAAACAGGAATTGAAAACTTTATTAGCTCAGAAATTGTAAATAACAACATAACAGGAACAATTAATGGTTTAGATAATCAAGCGAGCAAGGCTATTTTGGTTTCCAAAAATAAAGCAAGCAATAGAGCACTTGAAATTTTATCCACTGATTACAATATTGAGAATTCATATATTTTATCTGTCAATTTAAATGGAAAAAATCATGACATTAAAGTGAATCAAAAAATTGGATCTGTAAAATCTGCAAATGACATAAATGGAGAATTATTTTTAGAAATAATAGTTAATTTAGATCTTTCTTCACTAGTAATTAATGAAACTCCAGGACCTAGTAATTTTATTTTTAATTTTTCTCAATTAGAACAAGGATTTTTAAGTAACGACAAAATTGTTGATTCAACTAATGAAGCAATGAGTACTTTGAATATTTCAAACATAATAACTTCTAATGATATTTTGCTTCAAAATTCAAAAGATGTTTTATCTACAAATTGAAATGTAAATAGTTTTAGAATCGATTCATCAAAAAATAGTTTTGTACAAAACTCAACTATTTTAGGTGCTAATGAATCTGTGAGATATAACTTAGTAATAAGTAAAGTAGATCCTATTTTAGGAACAAACTCTGCTAATTTAACTATTAGTGCAATTCCTTTAATTTCAACAACAACTAATAAAACAATTATTTTAGGAACAATTATTTTTGCTAGTCCGATAGATTCTATTATAGTCGCCCAAGATACAATTGCTCTTGATGATTTGATTATTCAATCTATAATCCCTACTTTTCAAAACTCAACAAACTTAATTAGTTTAAATAGTCTACCTTCAGAATTATCAAATAATTTAAACACTACAAATTTTTCAAACCATTTTAATTTTCAAATTCCTTCAAATGCTCCAATAGGTACAACATATAAAATTCTAAAAATAAATCAAACTAATGATTTTTTTGGCCAAATGGATTTAGAAGTGGAAATTTCTATTCCAAGATCTTTTTTAAGTAAAACATATGTTGTAAAAGTTTCAGGTTTTAATACAACACATAGAAAAACCTTAACTGCGTTTAATGAAATTAGAAATAATCCAGCAAACGCTAATTTATTTATTCCGACTTTTACAAGTATAAGTTCTCAAAATAACACAAATGTTGATCAAGTTATACCTGCAAATTTAAATTTAAATAAAACTCTTCTAGACCAGTTTGCATTAATTGACCCAAGTGTTAGCCTTGAATTTGAAATTATAAGTAGAAATTCTCAGGAAGGAATAATCAGTGGAAATATTATATTAAGTGCATCTAATTTAAGAAATCCAAATACCCCAACTGAATTAAGAGGAGTGGTTAAATATAGTTTTTCTCTTGGAGGATTTTTATCAACAAATGCAATTAATATTGAGTTATTAGAAAATGCATTTAATAATTTGCCAACAATTACTCTTAATAATAATGCTTTAAATTTAGTTAAGCTACCTGGTCTTATTACATCTAATGATTTTAATCCTATAACTTTATCAAATAATGTTAGAGCAAGATATTTAACAGGGTTAAATAGTATTACAAATATTAATATAATTACAGGTTCATTAGATTTACAAGTAGAATTATCTGTTTCGAATGACTCAACTAATCCTAATTCTACTTCTAGATCTGTTTTAGTTCGTCCTATAACAGTAAGAAATTTACCTACTTTACAAAATTACATGAATCATTTGGCAACAATTGTAAAACCTGATTTGCTATTAAATAGTCAAAACAATACTTTATTATTAGCATCACAAATATCTGAAAATAATATATTTCCAGTAAATCCTGTTTTTCCTGGGACTACAAATTTAGTATTTAATTTAAACACAAATTTGATTAACTTTATAGAAAATGTTTTTACAAATATTCAATTTAAAATAAATAAATTCACGCCAAATGATATTAATGGTTCAGCTGAAGTAGAAATAGAATTATTTGTAACAAGTCAAAATGTCCCAAGTTTAAACATGTCTGTAATTTCTTCTGTTTATACTATTAATTTGCTTCCTAATACTTTTAGTTCAAATAGAACTGTAATAAACACTGAAATGCAAACTTTGGCAAACATTATCATCAGTAGAAATCCAAATGATTTTATCTTATTTAATGGTCCAAAAATATCCACAAATCCTTCGCTTGTGAAAAATGAAGATTTATCAGTTAATTTATCAAGCTTAAGTTTTGGAGAATTTCCAAATTCTCAAGATGTAAGTTTTGATGCTCAAATAGTTTCGATAAATTCAGAAAAAGGAACTTTAATTGTCAATTTAAGAGGAACAAGAGCAAATGAAAACTTTATTTCTAATGTTTCACTAGAACTTACAGAATTTCAAACTGATTCAAAAAGTGTTTTAGAGGCTATAAATTCACTAGAAAATACCATAATAACAAATCCTCAATTAGTTTTTAATGGAAGAACTTCAACAGGAGCAATTCAAACAATGGAAAACACAACTGTAAATCAATTAAATGCCCAAAGTTTTTCATTTGATTTTGAATCGAATAATCAACTTTCTAATTCTGGAACTATAAATCCTAAAAATCTAATAAGATATTTTATTGTAAATATTAATACGACACCAACATCTGGAACTGTTAGTGTTCAAATAAGATTAGAAAAAGGCAATACTGTAGAATTTAAAAATATCACAATTCAAGGATTTAAAACTAATTAA